Proteins encoded together in one Dermacentor variabilis isolate Ectoservices chromosome 2, ASM5094787v1, whole genome shotgun sequence window:
- the LOC142572475 gene encoding ubiquitin-conjugating enzyme E2 R2 isoform X2, which translates to MAQQPTSSALRALGLEFKSLQEEPVEGFRVKLVNDDNLFEWEVAIFGPPDTLYEGGYFKAHMKFPPDYPYSPPTVRFLTKVWHPNVYENGDLCISILHPPIDDPQSGELPCERWNPTQNVRTILLSVISLLNEPNTFSPANVDASVMYRRWKDSKGADKEYENIIRKCVADSRLEAEKDGVRIPTTVDDYVIKRQQPKQPAETSTDLTDIFYDTTDDDAGD; encoded by the exons ATGGCACAGCAGCCAACAAGTAGTGCACTACGAGCCCTGGGCCTAGAATTCAAGAGCCTCCAGGAAGAACCCGTTGAAGGCTTTCGGGTAAAACTGGTCAACGATGACAATCTCTTCGAGTGGGAAGTGGCCATCTTCGGTCCTCCCGACACGCTCTACGAGGGTGGATATTTCAAG GCACACATGAAGTTCCCACCAGACTACCCCTACTCACCTCCAACGGTGCGCTTCCTCACCAAAGTTTGGCATCCCAACGTCTACGAA AATGGGGACCTGTGTATCTCTATTCTTCATCCGCCCATTGATGACCCCCAAAGTGGTGAGCTGCCCTGTGAACGTTGGAATCCCACACAGAATGTTAG GACCATCTTGCTCAGTGTCATCTCACTGTTGAACGAGCCCAATACTTTCTCTCCAGCCAATGTAGACGCCTCTGTCATGTACCGGCGTTGGAAAGACTCTAAGGGTGCAGACAAAGAGTATGAAAACATCATACG GAAGTGTGTGGCCGACAGCCGGTTAGAGGCAGAGAAGGATGGCGTGCGGATCCCAACAACTGTGGATGACTATGTCATCAAGCGCCAACAACCAAAGCAACCAGCAGAGACGTCAACTGACCTCACCGACATCTTCTATGACACAACAGATGATGACGCTGGAGACTGA
- the LOC142572475 gene encoding ubiquitin-conjugating enzyme E2 R2 isoform X1 — protein sequence MAQQPTSSALRALGLEFKSLQEEPVEGFRVKLVNDDNLFEWEVAIFGPPDTLYEGGYFKAHMKFPPDYPYSPPTVRFLTKVWHPNVYENGDLCISILHPPIDDPQSGELPCERWNPTQNVRTILLSVISLLNEPNTFSPANVDASVMYRRWKDSKGADKEYENIIRKQVSATRLEADRDNVTVPTTIDEYCVKHRQKVVDDSATSAEADMTDFYDDDYDDDLEDDEEDEEVEEEEDAGRGDGLQVGRRSTGPPHYKDDDDSGNGES from the exons ATGGCACAGCAGCCAACAAGTAGTGCACTACGAGCCCTGGGCCTAGAATTCAAGAGCCTCCAGGAAGAACCCGTTGAAGGCTTTCGGGTAAAACTGGTCAACGATGACAATCTCTTCGAGTGGGAAGTGGCCATCTTCGGTCCTCCCGACACGCTCTACGAGGGTGGATATTTCAAG GCACACATGAAGTTCCCACCAGACTACCCCTACTCACCTCCAACGGTGCGCTTCCTCACCAAAGTTTGGCATCCCAACGTCTACGAA AATGGGGACCTGTGTATCTCTATTCTTCATCCGCCCATTGATGACCCCCAAAGTGGTGAGCTGCCCTGTGAACGTTGGAATCCCACACAGAATGTTAG GACCATCTTGCTCAGTGTCATCTCACTGTTGAACGAGCCCAATACTTTCTCTCCAGCCAATGTAGACGCCTCTGTCATGTACCGGCGTTGGAAAGACTCTAAGGGTGCAGACAAAGAGTATGAAAACATCATACG AAAGCAAGTGTCAGCTACGCGGCTTGAGGCTGACCGTGACAATGTGACCGTGCCAACCACCATCGACGAGTACTGTGTCAAGCACAGGCAGAAAGTTGTCGACGACTCTGCGACGTCGGCTGAAGCCGACATGACCGATTTttacgacgacgactacgacgacgactTGGAAGATGACGAGGAGGACGAAGAAGTAGAAGAGGAAGAAGATGCAGGGCGCGGCGACGGTCTTCAGGTTGGGCGCCGCAGCACGGGACCGCCCCATTACAAGGATGATGATGACTCGGGCAATGGTGAGTCCTGA